In Nitrosophilus labii, the following proteins share a genomic window:
- the ileS gene encoding isoleucine--tRNA ligase: MDYKDTLLLPKTTFPMRGNLPQNEPKRYKSWFEKDVYKKMIKNRENRELFTLHDGPPYANGHIHIGHALNKILKDIIVKFNYFSGNAVRFTPGWDCHGLPIEQQIEKKLGTKKKESLPKTKIRELCREHAKKFVQIQKEEFKSLGVVADWEKPYLTMDFTFEANIYRALCEIAKKGLLVERNKPVYWSWAAKTALAEAEVEYEDKVSPSIYVAFWLKDEALKNIEEDKAAIVIWTTTPWTLPANVAVALNPQEKYVLTKDGYIVAEKLYENLKEKGVVKGDIKKEIEAKNLEGLFAENPLNKRESKIVLGEHVTMDSGTGAVHTAPGHGEDDYRVGLRYGLEIIMPVDDEGRFDETIIRENLLPNPQEFVGVNVFEANDKILELLGDKLLLKEEIKHSYPHCWRTHKPVIFRATKQWFIAVDKAPKGEEKSLRELALKEIEKTLFYPEWGRNRLKSMVENRPDWCISRQRDWGVPIAFFRNKKTGEVVLDEKVLNYIAMIFEKFGADAWYSFEIKDLLYPGSGLNPEDLEKVNDILDVWFDSGSTWYAVLKSGKYDCGRYPAELYLEGSDQHRGWFQSSLLVSSAIEHKAPFKAILTHGFTVDEKGEKMSKSKGNVVAPQDVAKKFGVEILRLWVAMSDYQSDLKISENILKQIAEQYRKLRNTFRFMLANINDLESIIEDFGVLDKWILKKAKEILDEVENNFKNYEFSKGFNLLNNFIVNEFSGIYLDVCKDRLYCDALDDPHRRASQSAMALIARSLLGLIAPVLTYTADEIVEHAPKVLKDNKEDIFDFEYISLPKIESDFDEEFMLEARRKFNEIVDSLKKEKIVKNSLELVIATNSNKVLSLPETEREDWFIVSGVDKEIGEEILGSFEVGKEKFDIRRAAMHKCPRCWKYKALEDNGLCDRCKKVIDGSN, translated from the coding sequence ATGGATTATAAAGATACTCTTCTTTTACCGAAAACCACTTTCCCGATGAGAGGAAATCTTCCTCAAAACGAACCTAAAAGATATAAAAGTTGGTTTGAAAAAGATGTTTATAAAAAGATGATAAAAAACAGAGAAAATAGAGAACTATTTACGCTTCATGATGGACCTCCCTATGCAAACGGACATATACACATTGGACATGCGCTAAATAAAATCTTAAAAGATATAATAGTCAAATTCAACTATTTTAGCGGTAATGCGGTGAGATTTACTCCGGGTTGGGATTGTCACGGACTTCCTATAGAACAGCAGATAGAAAAAAAGCTAGGAACTAAGAAAAAAGAGTCTTTGCCAAAAACGAAAATTAGAGAGCTTTGCAGAGAACACGCAAAAAAGTTTGTTCAGATACAAAAAGAGGAGTTTAAGTCATTAGGTGTGGTGGCCGATTGGGAAAAGCCATATTTAACTATGGATTTTACATTTGAGGCAAACATCTACAGAGCATTATGCGAAATAGCCAAAAAAGGTCTTTTGGTTGAGAGGAACAAACCGGTTTACTGGAGTTGGGCGGCAAAAACTGCTTTGGCAGAAGCTGAAGTAGAGTATGAGGACAAAGTTTCTCCTTCTATTTACGTAGCCTTTTGGCTAAAGGATGAAGCGCTAAAAAATATAGAAGAAGATAAGGCCGCTATAGTTATATGGACTACTACTCCTTGGACACTTCCTGCAAACGTAGCAGTTGCTCTAAATCCTCAAGAGAAGTATGTTTTAACTAAGGACGGCTATATAGTTGCCGAAAAACTGTATGAAAACTTAAAAGAAAAAGGTGTGGTAAAAGGGGATATTAAAAAAGAGATTGAAGCAAAAAATTTGGAAGGGCTTTTTGCCGAAAATCCACTTAACAAAAGAGAATCTAAAATAGTTCTTGGTGAACATGTAACCATGGATAGCGGAACAGGAGCAGTTCATACGGCTCCGGGACATGGTGAGGATGACTATAGAGTTGGTCTTAGATATGGCCTTGAGATTATAATGCCTGTCGATGATGAGGGAAGATTTGATGAAACTATTATAAGAGAAAATCTTTTGCCTAACCCTCAGGAGTTTGTAGGGGTTAACGTTTTTGAAGCAAATGATAAGATTTTAGAGCTTTTAGGAGATAAGCTTTTATTAAAAGAGGAGATAAAACACTCATATCCTCACTGCTGGAGAACACACAAACCTGTAATTTTCAGGGCTACAAAACAGTGGTTTATAGCTGTTGACAAAGCTCCAAAAGGAGAAGAAAAGAGTTTAAGGGAGTTGGCTTTAAAAGAGATAGAAAAAACACTGTTTTATCCTGAGTGGGGTAGAAATAGACTAAAATCGATGGTAGAAAATAGACCGGATTGGTGCATAAGCCGTCAGCGTGACTGGGGAGTTCCGATAGCTTTTTTTAGAAATAAAAAGACGGGAGAAGTCGTATTAGATGAGAAAGTTTTAAACTATATAGCAATGATTTTTGAAAAATTTGGAGCGGATGCTTGGTACTCCTTTGAGATAAAAGATCTGTTATACCCTGGAAGCGGTCTCAATCCGGAAGATCTAGAGAAAGTAAACGATATTTTAGATGTTTGGTTTGATAGCGGCTCTACTTGGTATGCGGTTTTAAAGAGTGGAAAATATGATTGCGGGAGATATCCAGCCGAACTCTATCTTGAGGGAAGTGATCAACATAGAGGATGGTTTCAAAGCTCTTTGTTGGTAAGTTCTGCTATAGAGCATAAAGCTCCTTTTAAAGCGATCCTTACCCATGGATTTACGGTTGATGAGAAGGGTGAAAAGATGAGTAAATCCAAAGGCAACGTTGTTGCTCCGCAAGATGTTGCCAAAAAATTCGGTGTAGAGATCCTACGCCTTTGGGTAGCGATGAGCGATTATCAAAGCGATCTCAAAATAAGCGAAAACATTTTAAAACAGATTGCCGAGCAGTATAGAAAACTTAGAAATACATTTAGATTTATGCTGGCAAATATTAACGATCTTGAGAGTATTATAGAAGATTTTGGAGTTTTAGATAAATGGATTCTTAAAAAGGCAAAAGAGATTCTGGATGAGGTTGAGAATAATTTTAAAAATTATGAGTTTTCAAAAGGTTTCAATCTGTTAAATAATTTTATCGTTAACGAATTTAGCGGAATTTATCTAGATGTTTGTAAAGACAGACTCTATTGTGACGCTCTTGATGATCCTCACAGGCGTGCTAGTCAAAGCGCTATGGCTTTGATTGCAAGATCGCTTTTAGGACTTATTGCACCTGTTTTGACATATACGGCTGATGAGATAGTAGAGCATGCGCCGAAAGTGTTAAAAGATAACAAAGAAGATATTTTTGACTTCGAATATATCTCTTTGCCTAAAATTGAAAGTGATTTTGATGAAGAGTTTATGCTTGAGGCGAGAAGAAAATTCAATGAAATAGTAGATAGTCTTAAAAAAGAGAAAATCGTTAAAAACTCTCTTGAACTTGTTATAGCAACTAATAGTAACAAGGTTTTGAGCCTTCCTGAGACTGAAAGAGAGGACTGGTTTATCGTTAGCGGCGTGGATAAAGAGATAGGCGAGGAGATTTTGGGAAGTTTCGAGGTTGGTAAAGAGAAGTTTGATATAAGAAGAGCTGCAATGCATAAGTGTCCGAGATGTTGGAAATACAAGGCTTTAGAGGATAACGGACTTTGTGATAGATGTAAAAAGGTGATAGATGGATCTAACTAA
- a CDS encoding CinA family protein encodes MKNILITVGKNLKENQEFIEYIKRESYAKFGIIDSLIFLEDNDKDLFIEISEAYQKYNNILIATNSSTYPIVSKIVATIFDDTLIAENNILIPSKSQKFEKNSFLIEDERKINVIKVEELKKLPPIFLENRVEYAVLNIFNIDLNEIEKKLSNLANTYEINLTYTEVTNKWIRVYAKNSKFGDLAMFVQNAKLLMPNNLVVAENIFEYLIERLSATKKHITFAESCTGGLLASMLTKFPGSSNVFKGSLVTYANEIKSAWLGVKINTLKEHGAVSEETVREMLKGALKVSESDFALAISGIAGPGGATPTKPVGTVVIGAKSKDKEIVETLHFSGDRNYIQFQASMYAIKLLFDIAQEELF; translated from the coding sequence ATGAAAAACATATTGATAACCGTAGGAAAAAATTTAAAAGAGAATCAGGAATTTATTGAATACATCAAAAGAGAATCCTACGCAAAATTTGGAATAATCGATTCACTAATCTTTTTAGAGGATAACGACAAAGATCTTTTTATAGAAATAAGTGAAGCTTATCAAAAATATAATAATATTTTAATAGCGACAAACTCTTCAACTTACCCTATAGTTAGCAAAATAGTAGCTACTATTTTTGACGATACTCTTATTGCGGAAAATAATATTTTAATACCTTCTAAAAGCCAAAAATTTGAAAAAAACTCTTTTTTAATAGAAGACGAACGAAAAATTAACGTTATAAAGGTTGAAGAACTTAAAAAACTTCCTCCAATTTTTTTAGAGAATAGAGTCGAATATGCTGTTTTAAATATTTTTAATATCGATTTAAATGAGATAGAAAAAAAGCTTTCCAATCTTGCAAATACGTATGAAATTAATCTAACATATACCGAAGTTACGAACAAATGGATAAGAGTTTACGCAAAAAACTCTAAATTTGGCGATCTTGCAATGTTTGTGCAAAATGCAAAACTACTTATGCCAAATAATCTTGTAGTAGCAGAAAATATTTTTGAATACCTAATAGAAAGACTTAGCGCAACTAAAAAGCATATAACCTTTGCCGAAAGTTGTACAGGAGGACTTTTAGCCTCAATGCTAACAAAATTTCCCGGAAGTTCTAACGTTTTTAAAGGCTCTTTGGTTACTTACGCAAACGAGATTAAAAGTGCATGGCTTGGAGTAAAAATAAATACATTAAAAGAACATGGAGCAGTTAGCGAAGAAACCGTACGGGAAATGCTTAAAGGGGCTTTAAAAGTTAGTGAAAGCGATTTTGCATTGGCTATAAGCGGTATAGCCGGTCCCGGAGGCGCCACTCCTACAAAACCCGTAGGTACTGTAGTAATAGGCGCAAAGAGCAAAGACAAAGAGATAGTGGAAACTCTTCATTTTAGCGGTGATAGAAATTATATACAGTTTCAAGCTTCAATGTATGCTATAAAACTTCTATTTGATATTGCTCAAGAGGAGCTTTTTTAG
- a CDS encoding YigZ family protein, translating into MRVLKKEISICYEIKKSKFLTYLVHYEDFYKTIEKLRKEHPKAIHYVWAYRYLKDGQIVENQSDDGEPKNTAGKPALNVLTSQNLINCAVIIVRYFGGIKLGASGLVKAYTKAVTEAVLSAEFEKYIEYENLKVSTRYENFSKLEYLLKNFEARIVKKDFTEKDVILDIAIEKNKKESLFERIKELITAFL; encoded by the coding sequence ATGAGAGTACTTAAAAAAGAGATCTCTATCTGTTATGAGATAAAAAAGTCAAAGTTTTTAACATATTTAGTGCATTATGAAGATTTTTATAAAACTATAGAAAAACTAAGAAAAGAGCACCCAAAAGCTATACACTATGTTTGGGCTTATAGATATCTTAAAGATGGACAGATTGTGGAAAACCAGAGTGATGACGGTGAACCTAAAAATACGGCCGGCAAGCCTGCGCTAAATGTTTTAACTTCCCAAAATCTCATAAATTGTGCCGTCATTATCGTAAGATATTTCGGAGGAATAAAACTTGGAGCTTCAGGACTTGTCAAAGCCTATACAAAAGCTGTAACCGAAGCTGTTTTGAGCGCGGAATTTGAAAAATATATAGAGTATGAAAATCTAAAAGTCAGCACTCGTTATGAGAATTTTTCCAAACTGGAGTATCTGTTGAAAAATTTTGAAGCAAGGATTGTAAAAAAAGATTTTACGGAAAAAGATGTGATATTGGATATTGCAATCGAAAAAAATAAAAAAGAGTCGCTATTTGAAAGAATAAAAGAGTTAATTACAGCTTTTTTATAA
- a CDS encoding NUDIX domain-containing protein: MNIQTPFLTVDGIIKIFNKDRFEGIVLIERKNPPLGLALPGGFVDVGESVEEALIREMKEETLLDVNIERLLGVYSAPDRDPRFHTASCVFVCNAMGVPVGSDDAKKAMVYKLEEILFDKLVFDHEKILKDFIRGL, encoded by the coding sequence GTGAACATTCAAACTCCTTTTTTAACGGTAGATGGGATAATTAAAATTTTTAACAAAGACAGGTTTGAAGGAATAGTTTTGATTGAGAGAAAAAATCCACCTTTAGGTCTTGCTCTTCCCGGCGGTTTTGTAGATGTGGGCGAGAGTGTTGAAGAGGCATTGATAAGAGAGATGAAAGAAGAGACTCTATTAGATGTAAATATAGAGAGACTTTTAGGTGTTTATAGCGCTCCAGATAGAGATCCAAGGTTTCATACCGCTTCTTGCGTATTTGTTTGTAACGCGATGGGAGTTCCGGTTGGAAGTGATGACGCAAAAAAAGCTATGGTCTATAAACTAGAAGAGATTTTGTTTGATAAACTTGTTTTTGATCATGAAAAAATTTTAAAAGACTTTATAAGAGGATTATGA
- the polX gene encoding DNA polymerase/3'-5' exonuclease PolX, with protein MAVTNAEIAAIFKKTADLLEIKGENPFKIRAYRNAARTIENIGKSISDLVKEGYDLTKLPGIGHDLSEYLREITTTGKFSKLEELEKEIPPHLVEMLAIEGLGPKRIKTLYEKLHIESMEDLKRAASSKEIEKLPGFGPTLVKKILKGIKLAKKVGERFRYDVAENYAKDLVEYLKKIEGIIFIEVAGSYRRKKETVGDLDIVIAAKNWDEVTNHFVKYEGVKEIVSKGPTRSTVILKSNLQVDLRSVPEDSFGAALHYFTGSKAHNIAIRKIGVKLGLKINEYGVFKGSQRVAGKSEEELYKSVGLCYIEPELRENRGEIEAAQEGKLPKLVTLEDIKGDLHIHTKYTDGKNSIEEMAKAAMDRGYEYIAITDHSKRVTVAKGLDEKRVLEQIEEIERINEKLKNITILKGIEVDILEDGTLDLSDEVLKRLDIVVGAIHFKFNLSREKQTKRILKAMDNPYFNILAHPTGRLIGEREGYMFDIEKVFTYAKQNGCFFEINAQPERLDLSDIYVKMAKDMGIKMAVSTDAHNIFTLDYMKYGIYQARRGWCEKEDILNTNSLNSLKKLLER; from the coding sequence ATGGCTGTAACAAACGCTGAGATTGCCGCAATTTTTAAAAAAACGGCCGATCTTTTGGAGATAAAAGGAGAAAATCCTTTTAAAATCAGGGCTTACAGAAATGCGGCTAGAACTATAGAAAATATTGGAAAATCTATATCGGATTTAGTAAAAGAGGGATATGATCTAACAAAACTCCCGGGTATCGGCCATGATTTGAGCGAATATTTAAGAGAAATTACAACTACAGGAAAATTTTCAAAATTGGAGGAACTTGAAAAGGAGATACCGCCTCATCTTGTAGAGATGTTGGCCATCGAAGGGCTTGGTCCCAAAAGGATTAAAACACTTTATGAAAAATTGCATATTGAATCTATGGAAGATCTTAAAAGAGCCGCTAGCAGTAAAGAGATTGAAAAACTTCCTGGTTTTGGTCCGACTTTGGTTAAAAAGATATTAAAGGGTATAAAACTTGCTAAAAAAGTGGGAGAGAGATTTAGATATGATGTTGCCGAAAATTATGCTAAAGATTTGGTAGAGTATCTAAAGAAGATAGAAGGTATTATCTTCATTGAAGTGGCTGGAAGCTATAGAAGAAAAAAAGAGACAGTGGGTGATCTTGATATTGTGATAGCGGCAAAAAATTGGGATGAAGTTACGAATCATTTTGTAAAATATGAAGGTGTTAAGGAGATTGTTTCAAAGGGGCCTACTAGAAGCACCGTTATACTAAAATCAAATTTGCAGGTCGATTTAAGAAGTGTTCCCGAAGATAGTTTCGGAGCCGCTTTGCACTACTTTACAGGTTCCAAAGCTCACAATATAGCGATAAGAAAGATTGGCGTAAAACTTGGTCTTAAAATCAATGAATACGGGGTTTTTAAGGGATCGCAAAGAGTTGCCGGTAAAAGTGAGGAAGAGTTATATAAAAGTGTTGGTCTTTGTTATATAGAACCAGAACTTAGAGAAAATAGAGGCGAGATAGAGGCAGCTCAAGAGGGCAAACTTCCTAAACTTGTAACTTTAGAAGATATAAAAGGAGACCTTCATATCCATACTAAATATACGGACGGCAAAAACAGTATAGAAGAGATGGCAAAAGCCGCAATGGATAGAGGTTACGAATATATTGCTATTACCGATCATTCAAAAAGGGTAACTGTAGCGAAAGGATTAGATGAAAAGAGAGTTTTGGAACAGATTGAAGAGATCGAAAGAATAAATGAGAAACTTAAAAACATCACTATCCTAAAAGGTATCGAAGTAGATATTTTGGAAGATGGAACTTTGGACTTGAGTGATGAGGTCTTAAAAAGACTCGATATAGTGGTTGGAGCTATTCATTTTAAGTTCAATCTCTCAAGAGAGAAACAGACTAAGAGAATTTTAAAAGCTATGGATAATCCCTATTTTAATATTTTGGCACATCCTACAGGAAGGCTTATTGGAGAGAGAGAAGGGTATATGTTTGATATTGAAAAGGTTTTTACTTATGCAAAACAAAACGGTTGTTTTTTTGAGATAAATGCCCAGCCTGAGAGGTTAGACTTAAGCGACATATATGTTAAAATGGCAAAAGATATGGGGATAAAAATGGCCGTATCAACTGATGCGCACAATATTTTTACACTCGATTATATGAAATACGGTATTTATCAAGCAAGAAGAGGGTGGTGTGAAAAAGAGGATATTTTAAATACTAACTCTTTAAACAGTTTGAAAAAATTGCTCGAGCGATAA
- a CDS encoding response regulator transcription factor → MQKAKILLLEDDLNLSETIKEYLEDEGFEVDTAYNSDEAYEKIYENSYDILLLDVMVPGINGFEILKKVRKENNIPAIFITSLNSVDDLEKGYKSGCDDYIRKPFALKELKLRIETLLKREFDTKENLVKIDDNFIFDLNSSELFKDNKTVPLNQKEKRLLKLFLKNKNRVISHEEIYNNLWDYEETASDSSLRTYIKNLRKILGKDKILSIKKHGYKFIA, encoded by the coding sequence ATGCAAAAAGCGAAAATATTGCTTTTAGAAGATGATTTGAACTTAAGCGAAACTATAAAAGAGTATCTAGAAGATGAGGGATTTGAGGTGGATACAGCATATAACTCGGATGAAGCTTATGAAAAGATATATGAAAACAGTTATGATATTTTACTTTTAGATGTTATGGTACCGGGGATAAACGGTTTTGAGATTTTAAAAAAAGTTAGAAAAGAAAACAATATCCCAGCTATTTTTATAACTTCTCTAAATTCTGTTGATGATCTGGAAAAAGGGTATAAAAGTGGATGTGACGACTATATAAGAAAACCTTTTGCTTTAAAAGAACTCAAACTAAGAATAGAAACGCTCTTAAAAAGAGAGTTTGACACAAAAGAAAATCTTGTAAAAATCGATGATAATTTTATTTTCGATCTAAACAGTTCGGAACTATTTAAAGATAACAAAACAGTTCCTCTAAACCAAAAAGAGAAAAGACTATTAAAACTCTTTCTAAAAAATAAAAATCGCGTTATTTCTCATGAGGAGATATACAATAATCTTTGGGATTATGAAGAAACTGCAAGCGATAGTTCTCTAAGAACTTATATAAAAAATCTCAGAAAAATTTTGGGAAAAGATAAAATATTAAGTATAAAAAAGCATGGATACAAATTTATTGCCTAG
- a CDS encoding sensor histidine kinase, which yields MFSQIRPKLTEYAKDVIYRLKEMHQSLGEDLHYPRYSGFKSAIYDADHVKIFSLLENNSVKLDKVIYKTGKKIHFIKEPDAYYLGTKYVVIEVEDNEEWLKNTIKNIFIFGFLFLIFMGFIGYFLTKLFLKPMKESFMLLDNFIKDTTHELNTPISAILANIETIDKHKIDEKLQKKINRIDIAARTISNIYQDLTYLILHKKISSIIENVNLKELLLQRVSYFKILAQSKKIDFVLNINEDIFIEADKKKMAKLIDNILSNAIKYNRVGGKIYITLKDRYLSIKDTGIGIPKEKIKDMFKRYKRFNQSEGGFGIGLNIVYMIAKEFSIDIEIKSKEKEGTEVILRW from the coding sequence ATGTTTTCCCAGATAAGGCCCAAACTAACAGAATATGCAAAAGATGTGATATACAGATTAAAAGAGATGCACCAAAGTTTGGGAGAAGATCTTCACTATCCCAGATATAGCGGATTTAAATCGGCTATATATGATGCAGATCATGTAAAAATATTCTCTTTGCTAGAAAACAATAGTGTAAAGCTTGACAAAGTTATCTATAAAACCGGTAAAAAGATACACTTCATAAAAGAGCCAGATGCCTACTATCTAGGAACTAAATATGTTGTTATAGAGGTTGAAGACAACGAAGAGTGGCTAAAAAACACTATAAAAAACATCTTTATTTTCGGTTTTCTGTTTTTGATATTTATGGGATTTATAGGATATTTTTTGACAAAACTCTTTTTAAAACCGATGAAAGAGAGTTTTATGCTGCTAGATAACTTCATAAAAGATACTACCCACGAGCTAAATACTCCTATTAGTGCAATTTTGGCCAATATAGAAACGATAGATAAACACAAAATAGACGAAAAACTACAAAAAAAGATAAACCGTATCGATATAGCGGCTAGAACTATCTCAAATATTTATCAAGATTTAACATATCTTATACTTCATAAAAAAATAAGTTCAATCATAGAAAATGTAAATCTAAAAGAACTTTTACTGCAGCGTGTATCTTACTTTAAAATTTTGGCACAATCTAAAAAAATTGATTTTGTACTAAATATAAACGAAGATATATTTATTGAGGCGGATAAAAAGAAGATGGCAAAACTGATAGACAACATTCTTTCAAACGCTATCAAATACAACAGAGTTGGCGGTAAAATATATATAACATTAAAAGATAGATATCTAAGTATCAAAGATACCGGTATAGGAATACCTAAAGAGAAAATAAAAGATATGTTTAAAAGATATAAAAGATTCAATCAAAGCGAAGGAGGTTTCGGGATAGGCTTAAATATAGTATATATGATTGCAAAAGAATTCAGTATCGATATTGAGATAAAATCAAAAGAGAAAGAGGGTACGGAGGTAATTTTGAGATGGTAA
- a CDS encoding cytochrome C — MKKFIALFLTAMLGISFISSAAFADVAKGQKLYQKKLKKPCKMTGAKFAAKHTQDEWEEIYESGKFKEEIHKICPKVKPESIKDSWVKHLFDFVYEYASDSGNVPSC; from the coding sequence ATGAAAAAGTTCATAGCACTGTTTCTAACAGCAATGCTTGGTATAAGTTTCATAAGTAGCGCAGCTTTTGCAGACGTAGCGAAAGGACAGAAGCTTTATCAAAAGAAGCTTAAAAAGCCATGTAAAATGACAGGTGCAAAGTTTGCTGCAAAGCATACTCAAGATGAGTGGGAAGAGATATATGAATCCGGCAAATTTAAAGAGGAGATTCATAAAATATGTCCGAAAGTAAAGCCTGAATCTATAAAAGATAGCTGGGTTAAACACCTTTTCGATTTTGTTTACGAGTATGCAAGCGACAGCGGAAACGTTCCAAGCTGTTAA
- a CDS encoding IS110 family transposase: MKAGACLSVELIFFSFERRIGMRWFLGIDISKSSFDTTLLDGKSGKLHHDRFTMDKEGLDALMKHLTPLPKDSLFIVMESTGIYHLPLLAFLLEQGFTCSVINPTLLKHHIQSSTLRKSKTDRKDALAIARFASMHHASLKPANLDALRSIRPLLREREALSKEVAKLKTDIKALVDQLFPELSKNTNIFTRSILHLLLQAPSRKRVRNLKEKKIQRILDKASGNKVRLSAKEILALAKNSIGINNPHLETVLQSKIRRLEHVQSEIETLEKAIEEAVKEERLDDDIHTLTSIPGIGTTTATNFVAEIGSIKRFASVKQLCAFIGFDPAIRQSGSSIDSKGHISKRGHASLRRTLWQMAIGVIRCLPKYKAYYEKKRQEGKTFKQAVVAVGNKLLRLLFTLLKNKMPFHEELAMKGVTA; this comes from the coding sequence ATGAAAGCAGGCGCCTGCTTATCTGTTGAGCTTATATTTTTTTCATTTGAAAGGAGGATTGGAATGCGTTGGTTTCTTGGAATCGATATCTCCAAAAGCAGTTTCGATACCACACTGTTAGATGGAAAAAGTGGCAAACTCCATCACGATAGATTCACAATGGACAAAGAGGGGCTCGATGCACTTATGAAGCATCTTACTCCTTTGCCCAAAGACTCTCTGTTTATCGTGATGGAATCAACCGGCATCTACCATCTTCCCTTGCTCGCTTTTTTGCTAGAACAAGGGTTTACATGCAGTGTGATCAATCCCACACTGCTCAAACACCACATCCAATCCTCTACACTGAGAAAGAGCAAGACCGACCGCAAGGACGCTTTGGCCATCGCCCGGTTTGCCTCGATGCACCATGCTTCGTTGAAGCCTGCAAATCTGGACGCTTTAAGAAGTATCCGACCTCTTCTAAGAGAGCGTGAAGCTCTCAGTAAAGAGGTAGCCAAACTCAAAACAGACATCAAAGCCTTGGTCGATCAGCTCTTTCCAGAACTTTCAAAGAACACCAATATCTTTACCCGGAGCATCTTGCATCTGCTCCTGCAAGCTCCTTCACGCAAACGCGTTAGGAACTTGAAGGAGAAGAAGATTCAGCGTATTTTAGACAAAGCCAGTGGCAACAAAGTTAGACTCTCAGCCAAAGAGATTCTTGCTTTGGCTAAAAACTCTATAGGCATCAACAATCCCCATCTAGAAACAGTACTCCAATCAAAAATCAGAAGATTGGAGCATGTCCAATCTGAGATTGAAACTCTCGAAAAAGCCATCGAAGAAGCCGTGAAGGAAGAAAGGCTCGATGATGATATCCACACCCTCACTTCCATCCCTGGTATTGGGACTACTACGGCTACAAACTTTGTTGCTGAAATTGGCTCTATCAAGCGTTTCGCTTCAGTCAAACAGCTTTGTGCCTTTATTGGGTTTGACCCAGCCATCCGTCAAAGTGGTAGCTCCATTGATAGCAAAGGACATATCTCCAAAAGGGGACACGCCTCGCTTCGAAGAACCCTTTGGCAGATGGCGATAGGAGTGATTCGATGCCTTCCCAAATACAAAGCCTATTATGAAAAGAAACGTCAAGAAGGCAAAACCTTCAAACAAGCTGTTGTCGCTGTGGGCAACAAATTGCTTCGTCTGCTATTTACGCTGTTAAAGAACAAAATGCCATTTCACGAGGAATTGGCTATGAAAGGTGTAACTGCGTAA
- a CDS encoding c-type cytochrome — protein sequence MKKLAILGLIAAGAISLMAADGAALYKKCAGCHGVKGEKKALGKSAPIGGWEKDKLVEALKGYKAGTRNVYGMGSLMKGQVASYSDSDIEAVSEYISKFK from the coding sequence ATGAAAAAGTTGGCAATTTTAGGATTGATAGCTGCAGGTGCTATTAGCTTAATGGCTGCGGACGGTGCCGCGTTATATAAAAAATGTGCCGGATGTCACGGAGTAAAGGGTGAAAAAAAAGCTTTAGGAAAATCTGCGCCTATTGGCGGATGGGAAAAGGATAAACTTGTTGAGGCTTTAAAAGGGTATAAAGCAGGAACAAGAAATGTTTACGGAATGGGCTCTCTTATGAAAGGCCAAGTGGCATCTTACAGCGATAGTGACATTGAAGCTGTTTCAGAATATATTTCAAAATTTAAATAA
- the trxC gene encoding thioredoxin TrxC: protein MSETIHIVCPNCLSVNRLPKKEHYNKAVCGKCGANLLDTHPVNLEPNSFMTHISKNDILVIVDFWAPWCGPCQMMAPAFEEAARTFPLKARFVKVNTQDYPQLSAQFGIRGIPTMIAFKNGQELDRISGAMQTQQIIQWVSRFV, encoded by the coding sequence ATGAGTGAGACTATCCATATAGTATGTCCAAACTGTTTAAGTGTAAACAGACTTCCTAAAAAAGAGCATTATAATAAAGCTGTTTGTGGAAAATGTGGAGCTAATCTTTTAGATACACACCCCGTAAATCTTGAACCAAACTCTTTTATGACTCATATATCAAAAAATGACATTCTCGTAATTGTTGATTTTTGGGCGCCTTGGTGTGGACCATGTCAAATGATGGCTCCCGCTTTTGAGGAGGCTGCAAGGACTTTTCCTTTAAAGGCTAGATTTGTTAAAGTAAATACCCAAGATTATCCTCAGTTAAGTGCACAATTTGGCATTAGAGGTATTCCAACTATGATTGCTTTCAAAAACGGTCAAGAACTTGATAGGATTTCAGGAGCTATGCAAACCCAGCAGATTATACAGTGGGTTAGTAGATTTGTATAG